Sequence from the Kribbella aluminosa genome:
TGCGGGCAGCAGGAGTTGTGTGAGGGGGAGTTCTAGGTGCTGACCGCACTGTACGTCCCGGCCAACCGGCCGGACCGGTTCGCGAAGGCTGTTGCCGCTGGACCCGATCTGGTGGTGTTCGACCTGGAGGACGCCGTACCCGTTGCCGGCAAGGCGGATGCGCGCGGGTGGGCGGTGGCCTGGATCGCGGCGAACGCGCAACGATCGGTGGAGATCCGGGTGAACGCGTTGCACTCGCCGTGGATCGCGGACGACCTGGCCGCGACCTCCGCCGTACCGTCGGTGCGGTTGCGGGTGCCGAAGGTGGAGAGCGCCGCGGACGTGTACGCCGTACTGGAAAAGGTGCCGTCGGCAAGGATCACGGCGCTGATCGAGTCCCCGCTGGGTGTCGAGCGGGCGTTCGAGATCGCCGCCGCCGATCCGCGCGTGGTGGCGGTCGCACTCGGCGAGGCGGACCTGTCCAGCGCGCTGGGAGTGGACGGGCCGGAAGGTCTCACCTGGGCGCGCGGCCGGTTGGTGTTGGCGTCGCGCGCGGCCGGCCTGGGCGCACCGATGATGTCGGTCTATCCGAACGTGCATGACCTGGACGGCCTCCGTCGTACGTCCGCGGAAGGCCGGGCGCTGGGCTTCGTCGGGCGTACGGCGATCCATCCCCGGCAGCTGTCGACGATCGTCGAGGCGTTCACCCCGACACCGGACCAGGTCGCCGCGGCGGTCGAACTTCTGGAAGCGGTCGAGAAGGCCGATGTCGCGAGCGGCGGCGTCCTCGTGCTGCCCGACGGCCGGATGGTCGACCCCGCGATGATCGGACGCGCCCGCGAGGTCGTCGCCCTGATCCGGGAGATCGAGTCCCGCTGACGTGCGGACCTGCACGCAGGCAAAAGTCGGTCATTAGCCGTGTTTGGAGCGGTTGATCGGTACTTGTGCTTGCCTGGCGGTCCGCCGGACGTCGGTTAAGGTCGTAGGCATGCTGCCGCGCAGTGTTGACGCCGTGGTGATCGGTTCGGGGCCGAACGGGCTGGTGAGCGCGATCACGCTTGCCGACGCGGGCTGGGACGTACTGGTCCTGGAGGCCGCCGCCACGTACGGCGGCGCCGTGCAGTCGACCGAGGACGGCGGCTGGATCAGCGATCGTTTCAGTTCGAACTACCCGCTCGGAGTGGCGTCGCCGGTGATCCGCGCGCTCGAGCTGGAGAAGTTCGGGCTCAAGTGGGCGCATGCGCCGCTGCCGTTGGTGCACCTGCTCGACGAGGACGGTGCCGCCGCGGCGATCCACCCCGACCCCGAGGACACGGCGAAGTCGCTCGGCGCGGAGCACCCCGGCGACGGCGATGCCTGGCTGCGGCTGTACCAGCAGTACGTCGCGCTCCGCGAGCCGCTGCTGAACGCGTTGCTCACCACCTGGCCGCCGGTCGGTCCGGGGCTGAAGCTGGCCCGGAAGCTCGGGTCGGCGGGGGAGCTGCTGCGGTTCGCGCGGTTCATGGCGATGCCGATGCACCGGATGGGGCAGGAGTTGTTCGCCGGCCGGCACGGTCCGGCGATCATCGCCGGGAACGCCCTGCACGCGGACGCGCCGTTGTCGGGCAGCGTCAGCGGCACGATGGGCTGGCTGCTCGCGATGCTGGCGCAGGACGTCGGGTACCCGGTCGCGACCGGCGGCTCGTCCGCCTTCTCGGGCGCGCTGGTACGACGGGCCGAGCGGGCCGGGGCTTTGCTGGTATCGGGCATGCCGGTCACCGGGGTGGACGTCGCCGGCGGCCGCGCCACCGCGGTCCGGACCTCGTCGGGGGAGACCGTCACCGTCGGGCGGGCCGTGATCGCGGACACCTCGGCACCGATGCTGTACGGCGAGTTGTTGCCGGAGGCACTCGTTCCGGGCGGGCTGCGGCGGGACCTGGACGAGCGGTTCGAGTGGGACTACCCGACCGTCAAGCTGAACTTCCGGCTGAGCGGGCCGATCCCGTGGAAGTCGGTCGAGGCACGCTCGGCGGGCGTCGTCCACCTCGGCGGTACGGCGGACGACCTGGTGCACCTGTCCGCGGACCTGGACACCGGGCGGGTGCCGTCGCAGCCGTTCCTGCTGATCGGGCAGACGACCAAGTCCGATGCGTCACGCTCGCCTGCGGGGACCGAGGCGGTCTGGGCGTACGCGCACCTGCCGCGTGGGATCGCGGACGACGCGTCGGCGGAGAAGCTGGCCGGCCGGATGGAGCGCGCGATCGAGCGGTTCGCGCCGGGCTTCGGCGATCTGGTCATCGCCCGCGACCTGCAGCGCCCGTCCGCGCTGGAGTCCGGGAACGCGGCGCTCGGGTTCGGCGCGCTCGGCGGCGGCACGATGCAGCTGCACCAGCAGTTGGTGTTCCGGCCGACGATCGGCCTCGGCAGCGCCCGTACCTTCGTCGACGGCCTGTACCTCGGCAGCTCGGCGATCCACCCCGGCGGCGGCGTCCACGGCGCCTGCGGCCACCTCGCCGCCCGTACCGCCCTCCGCGACGCGTCCGTCCTGGGCCCGCTCACCCGCCGTCTACCCGCCGCCGCATTGCGCCGCCTGCAACGCTGACCCCGCGGCTGTCAAACCCCGCGGCGGGGAGCTGAGAGCAGTGCGCGAGGCAGGTTAGAGTCATGGGGTGCGGTTGGATGAGGCGGCGTGCAGGGCCCGGGTGGCGGCCGCCCGGGTCGGGCGGTTGGCGACCGTCGGCGCGGACCTGCGACCGCACCTGGTGCCGGTGACGTACGCCGTCCACGGTGACGCGCTGTTCATCGCCGTCGACCAGAAGCCGAAGTCGACGACCGCACTCCAGCGGCTACAGAACATCGCCGCGCACGAGCAGGTCGCCGTACTGGTGGACGAGTACGACGAGGACTGGACACATCTTTGGTGGGTCCGCGTGGACGGGGCGGCGCAGGTGGTGCCGTCGGACGCGGCGGCGGTCGGGCTGCTGGTGGCGAAGTACCCGCAGTACGAGACCGACCCGCCGCAGGGTCCGGTGATCGTGATCCAGGCGGCCGCCTGGTCCGGCTGGTCGTTCAAGTGATCGGCAGCTCGACAGGACATGTCCGGCCGGGCCCGATGCGCCCACGCTCAGCTCGGCGTCCGACGGGGCGCAGTGGACGTATACGTCCTAATGAGAGTTATCGGGTCGCCGTCGGGCAGACTCGGTAGCTGGTAGGCCGCCGGTGGGTGAGCACTCTATACGTCCTGGACTTTGAGTCCTGTCGACAGAGCGTGCCCCTGCCGGTGACCGGGAGAGTTGATCGCTGATGGGATGTCGTGCCTGGCCCCGCCGTGCTGTGTGGTGGGTTGCCGTGAGTACTGCTTCATTAGGTCGCTGATGGTTCTCCCGACCGGCTTGCCTGCGGGTGACTGGCTTGATCGAGAGCGGGAGAACTTAGTGAAGTTGTTCGTGGGTGATGACTGGGCCGAGGCGCATCACGATGTGGAGGTGATGGACCCGGCCGGGCGGGTGCTGGCCAAGGCGCGGCTGCCCGAGGGGATGGTGGGGATGGCCCGGCTGCACGCGCTGCTGGCCGAGCAGTTCGCCGCTGTTGATCCCGATGCCGATCTGGACGAGGTCGAGGTGGTGGTCGGGATCGAGACCGATCGGGGGCCGTGGGTGGCCGCGTTGGTGGCCGCGGGCTACCAGGTGTTCGCGGTGAACCCGTTGCAGGCGAAGGCGTACCGCAAACGGCATGCGGTGTCGGGCGCCAAGAGCGACGCGGGCGACGCGCACGTGCTGGCCGACATGGTCCGCACCGATTCCCACCAGCTGCGCACGGTGGCCGGTGACAGCGCCGGGGCCGAGGCGATCAAGGTCGTCACCCGGATGCACAAGACACTGATCTGGGAACGGACCCGCACCACGCAGCGGCTGCGGCACGCGCTGCGCGAGTACTTCCCCGCCGCGCTGGAAGCCTTCGCCGACCTCGACGCGCCCGACACCCTCGAACTACTGGCCAAGGCCCCCGACCCGGCGTCTGCGGCCCGGCTGACCACCGCGCAGATCACCGCGGCGCTCAAACACGCCCGGCGCCGCAAGATCGACGGCATCGACGGCAGGGCCGCGCGGATCCGGGCCGCGCTGCGCGCCGAGCACCTCGGCCAGCCTGCCGTGGTGACTGCCGCCTACGCCGCCTCGACCCGCGCGCTGGTCGCGGTCCTGGTCGTCCTCGATGAGCAGGTCACGACGCTGCAGGGCCAGGTGGAGGCACATTTTGGCCGGCACCCGGCCGCTGAGATCATCGTGTCCCAGCCCGGGCTGGGACCGATCCTCGGCGCCCGGGTGCTCGCAGAGTTCGGCGACGACCCCGAACGGTACGCCTCGGCCAAAGCCCGCAAGAACTACGCCGCGACCAGCCCGATCACCATCTCCTCGGGCAAGAAGAAGGTCGCCCTGGCCCGCTACGTGCACAACGACCGGCTCATCGACGCCCTCATGACCCAGGCCTTCTCCGCGCTCAACACCTCGCCCGGAGCCCGCGCCTACTACGACAAACAACGAGCCCGCGGAGCCGAACACAACCCCGCCCTGCGCCAACTCGCCAACCGGCTCGTCGGCATCCTCCACGGCTGCCTCAAAACCAGCACCCCCTACAACGAAACAACCGCCTGGTCACAACAGGCCGAATTGCTCGCAGCTTGACACCCTTAGCTCCTGGGATGTCTGTCGAGCTGCACATCGGCGGGAGGCTGGGCTTGATTGGCTGGGTGGCGGGTCGGGTTCAGGGGCGTGTACGTCCTGTGGAGTGCAGGTTAGGCTCGGCGGCGTGAACGTGGAGGGGCTGTTGCGGGAGCTCGCGCCGCAGGTGCTGGGGTTCCTGGCGCGGCGGCACGGGCAGTTCGACCTGTGCGAGGACGCCGTACAGGAGGCGCTGCTGGCGGCGGCGACGCAGTGGCCGGTGGACGGCGTACCGGGGAATCCGCGGGGCTGGTTGATCACGGTCGCGACCCGGCGGCTGACGGATGCGTTCCGTAGCGAGAGCGCGCGGCGGCGGCGTGAGGACAACCTGGCGGCGATGGCCGGGCCGGAGGAGCTGGTTGCCCCGGGCGCGGATGTGGACGAGACGCCGGACACCGACGACACGTTGACGCTGCTGTTCCTGTGCTGTCATCCGGCGGTCACGCCCGCGTCCCAGGTGGCGTTGACGCTGCGGGCGGTCGGCGGTCTGACGACGGCGGAGATCGCCCGGGCGTTCATGGTGCCGGAGGCAACGATGGCGCCGCGGATCAGCCGGGCGAAGAAGAGCATCAAGGCGGCCGGCAGCCGGTTCGAGCTGCCGCCGGTGGCGGAGCAGGCCGAGCGGCTGCGCGTCGTGTTGCAGGTGCTGTACCTGATCTTCAACGAGGGCTACACGGCCAGCTCGGGGGAGGAGTTGCAGCGTGTCGAGCTGACCGCGGAGGCGATCCGGCTGGCGCGGATGCTGCGCTCGGCGCTGCCGGACGACGGCGAGGTTGCGGGCCTGCTGGCGTTGATGCTGCTCACCGACTCCCGCCGCGCGGCGCGGACGACGGCCGACGGAGGTCTGGTCCCGATCGACGAGCAGGACCGTTCGCTGTGGGACCGCGCGCAGATCACCGAAGGCGCCGACCTGACCCTGCACACACTGCAGCAGGGCGCCGTCGGGCCGTACCAGCTGCAAGCCGCGATCGCCGCCGTCCACGCCGAGGCGCCGAGCGCGGACGCGACCGACTGGCAGCAGATCCACGCGCTGTACCTGGTGCTGGAGAAGTTCGCGCCGAACCCGATGGTCACGCTGAACCGCGCGATCGCGCTGGCCCAGGTGGACGGTCCACAGGCGGGCCTCGACCTGCTCACGACGATCGAGGACGACAAGAACATCACCGAGACCCACCGCCTGGACGCTGTCCGCGCCCACCTGTACGAGCGCCTGGGCGAACCTCTCAAAGCCCACGAGCACTACCTGGCCGCGGCCCGCCGCACCACCAGCCTCCCCGAACAGCGCTACCTCGAGGCGAAGGCCGACGCGATCGGCGTACCGAAGAACGGGTAGTACTCGCCCGTCGGCGCTCTCGCCACGCTCAGCACCCGCCTGCCGAGGGTCGATTTGCGGAGTACTGCCCGTCGTTCGGTACACATGCCACCCGGCGTCCGGTTTCGTGGGACTTGATTGCGGCGTGCGCCAGGTGGAGGGCGCGGCGGCCGGCTCGGGCGTGGATCGGCGGTTCGGCCCCGGCGCGGAGGGCTGTCAGGAGGGCGTCGACGTGGCGGTCGAAGGTGCCGGCGAAGTTGCGGGACTCGTCGTCGAAGTAGGTCGAGTGCCAGCGCCGTTCGACCGGGTCGCCGGGTTTGCTGAAGCTGAGCGACCGGACCGTGTCGTGGATGACGAGGCGGCCCTCGGTGCCGTTGATCTCGAGGTGCTGCGTGTCCGGGTACGCGTACGAGGAGTCGTAGCTGCCGAGCATCGTGCCGACCGCGCGGTTCGCGAAGTCGAGCGCGAGGGCGACCGTGCTGAACGCGCCGTACGTCTTGTCGGTCAGGTGTGCGGACACGGCGGAGATCGGGCCGACCAGGTGCTCGAGCATGTCGAAGCCGTGGCACTGGGTCTCGATCAGGTTCGCGTGCGGTGAGCCGCCGCGGTTCGGTTCGCCGCCGAAGCGCCAGGTCGCGAAGATCAGGTCGCCGAGTTCGCCGGCGTCGATCAGGGCCTTGGCGCGTTGCACGGGTTCGGCGTACCGGTGGTTGAAGTTGATCGCGAAGAAGTTGCCTCGAGCATCGTTGAGGAGGGTGTCGGCCTCGTCGAGGTCGAAGACGAGGGGTTTCTCGACGAGAAGCGGGATGCCCGTGTGGACGAGCTTCAGCGTGACGTCGTAGTGGTCCTCGTTCGGCAGGCACACCGTGATCAGGTCGGGGCGCTCGCGCTCCAGCATCAGGTCGAGATCGGTGTACGGCGTGGTGCCGTACCGCTCGGCCCTCGCTGCTGTCCGGGCCGGTGTGCGACCGACGACGGCGACCAGTTCGGTGTCCTCGCGACGGGAGAAGATCCGCGCGTGGTGCTCGCCCCAGCCGCCGGCGCCGACCACCGCGACCCTCATGAGGCACCCTCCTGGGTGACGACGACCTTGCCCGTCTCGCCGGCCATGAACAACTGGAACGCCTCTGCGATCTCGGACACCGGGAAGCGGTGGCTGATCACCCGTGAGATCAGTTCCTGGTGCTCGGACAGCAGCGCGAGGTTGCCCGGCATCTCGTCGTACCGGAAGTACTCGCTGCCGAGGACCGCGTGCTCGGGGCCGATCAGGTCGTCGGACGCGTTCAGGGCCAAGCCCTCGCCGTGGCCGACGCAAATCAGAGCGCCGCGTTTGCTGATGATGTCGAGCGCCGCACGCCGCGCGGACTCCTTGCCGGAGGCATCGAACGCGAGGTCCGGGTTCCCGGCAGATTGCAGATTGTCGACAATCAACGGGATCGCCCCGAACGACTCCGCGAAGTCCAGCCGCCAGCGGGACAGGTCGGAGATGTAGACCGGTACGTCGGCGCCGTACGTGAGCTTGCTCATGACGGTCAGCCCGAGCCCGATCGGCCCGGCGCCGGCGATGTAGACGCTCTCGACGTCCTGCCGGACCAGTGCCGCGCGGCCGAGCGCGTGACTGCTGGTACCCATCACGTCGAGCAGCATGGTCGCGTTGCCGATCTCGACGTCGTCGGTGATCGGGAAGAAGTTGGACTCGTGGACGAGTTCGTACGGGCCGTAGCCGCCGTCGTGGGTGAAGCCCATGTCGGCGCGTTTCGCGAAGCACTGGTTGGTGGCGCCGTACCGGCAGCTTCGGCACTCGCCGCAGTAGTCCATCAGGAACACCGCGCCGCGGGTGCCGACGGGCGTGCTGGTTCCTTCGCCGGCTTGGAGAACCGTCCCGGCGGCCTCGTGTCCGGGGACGACCGAGGAGCCGTCGAAGTACTGGTGGCGGTCGGTGCCGCAGAGAGCGTTGGCCTGCACGGACAGCAGCAGCTGACCAGGACCGGGGTCGGTGTAGTCGTGAGCCGCGAACTCGATGTTTCCGGCTCCGGTGAACTTCGGGGCGAGAGCGGTGCGCGTCATGGTGCGGGAATTTACTACGTAGCAAATCCCGTCCACAAGGGGTCGCGCCGGGGTGTTTCGTCAGCGGGTGGAGCTCTCCCGGATCCGGAGTTCGTACCCGGCCATCCGATGCTCGGGGACGTGTTCCTCGTCGAGTTGCTCCGCGAGCAGGTCGAGCGCACCGGTCGCGATGTCGCCGAGCAGTGGCGCGACCGTACTCAAAGTCGGCGTCGACAGGCTCGACTCGACGATGTCGTCGAACCCGATCACCGAGACATCCTTCGGTACGTCGAACCCGCCGCGATGCAGCGCCTGCAGTACGCCGAGCGCGGCCGAGTCGTTCATCGCGAAGATCCCGTCGGGTCTCAGACTCTCGAAGGTGCGGGTGATCGCATCGGCCGCGGCGGTGGTGGTCCAGTCGCACTCGACGAGCAGCCCGGGATCGAGCGGCATGCCGTGCTTCTTGAGTGCGGCCTGGTACCCCTGGCGGCGGAGCTGGTACGACCTTTTCGGCCCGTGGTTCGCGCCGAGCAGCAGGATCCGCCGTCGGCCTGTCTCCAGCAGGTGGGTGACCGCGGCCAGCGCTGCCTCGCGGTTCCTGATGCCGACGTGGTCGATCGTGCTGCCCGGCTCGCGGTCGCCGATCAGTACCACCGGATGCGCGCCGCGCTGGTCGTCGCGGCCGAGCGACACCGCGCTCATGATCACGCCGTCGGTCAGGATGTCGCCGCCGCCGCGGAGCAGCTCGAGCTCGGCGTCCCGGTGACCGCCGGTGGTCTCCACGAGGACCGTCGTACCGCGGTCCCGGGCGGCGCCGACGACCGCCTCGGCGAGGTCGGCGAAGTACCGCTCGCGGAAGCTTGGGACGGCCAGCGTCACGGTGCCGGTGCGGCCGGTGCGGAGCCGGCGGGCGGCGGTGTTCGGGCGGTAGCCGAGCGCGTCGAGGCTGGCCTGGACGCGGGCGCGGGTCATGGGGGAGACGTGGACGTAGTTGTTCACCACGTTCGAGACCGTGCGCTGCGAGACGCCCGCGTGCCGCGCCACGTCGGACATGCTGACCGCCACCGCAGCTGCTCCTTCCCGCCCAGGACTGGTCAGATTATCAACGGTTAGGCGTGACCTGAGTTGTAACTTCGGTTTACAGTAGCGCCATGAGCGTTCAAGAGCGGGCACGCGGGCGGCGGGACGCGATCGGCGTCGGGGTCGCGCTGCTGAACCGGCTGGCGAGGTGGCGGGCGATCGACCGGCTCGGGCTGCGGAAGCCGGCCGAGCGGGCCGTGTTCGAGGCCACCAAGACCGGATTCCGGACGGCCGGCGCACTGTCCCGCCGGTTCACCGCGGCGTCCAGGCTGGCGTCCCCGTCACGGCTGCCCGCGGCCCGGGGGACCGGGCGGTTCGACCTGACGCCGACCGAGGACCAGCAGCTGATGGTCGAGGTCGTCCGCGAGTTCGCCGCCGACGTACTGCGGCCCGCTGCTGCCGCCGCTGACACCGCGTGTACGACGGACGCGAAGATCCTGGACTCGTCGGCCGAGCTAGGGCTGAGCCTGATCGAGGTACCGGAGGAGCTCGGCGGGATCGTCACCGAGCGCTCGACGATGACCGGCGTACTCGTGGCCGAGGCACTCGCGCACGGCGACCTGGGCCAGGCGGTCGCGTGCCTGGCGCCGTCCGCGGTCAGTACGGCGATCTCGCTGTGGGGCGACGAGACCCAGCAGGCGACGTATCTGCCGTCCTTCACCGGATCCTCGGTCCCGGCGGCCGCGCTGGCGCTGCTCGAGCCGCGGGCGTTGTTCGATCCGTTCGAGCTGGGGACCCGGTACACCGGCGGGCTGCTGAACGGAGTGAAGTCGCTGGTACCGCGGGCCGCGGAGGCGGAGCTGTTCGTGATCGGCGCGCAGACCGATGCCGGGCCGCGGCTGTTCGTGGTCGAGCCGGATCACCCGGGCGTGACGATCGAGGCTGAGCCGTCGATGGGGCTCCGTGCGGCGTCGCTGAGCCGGGTGATTCTGACCGACGTACCGGCGGTGCCGCTGGGGACGGCGGACGACTACCGGGAGTGCGTGCGGTTGTCGCGGCTCGGGTGGTGCGCGCTGGCCTTGGGTACGGCGCGGGCCGTGCTCGACTACGTGACGCCGTACGTGAACTCTCGTGAGGCTTTCGGTGAGCCGATCAGCCATCGGCAGTCGGTGGCGTTCATGGTGGCGAACATCGGGATCGAGCTCGAGGGCATGAAGCTGGTCACGTACCGGGCCGGGTCGCGCGCGACCCAAGGGCTTCCGTTCGGCCGCGAGGTGGCGCTGGCGCGGCAGTTGTGTGCCGAGAAGGGCATGCAGATCGGCACGGACGGCGTACAGCTGCTCGGCGGGCACGGGTACGTCAAGGAGCATCCGGTCGAACGCTGGTACCGCGACCTGCGGGCCATCGGCATCATGGAAGGCGCGGTACTCGTCTGATGATCAACCTCGAGACCCCTCGCAAGTTCAAGGCGTTCGTCAACCAGGCGCACCAGGTCGCGGCCGAGATGCTGCGGCCGAACTCGCGGCGCTACGACCTGGCCGAGCACGAGTACCCGGTCGAGCTGGACATGCTGGCCGCGATGGTCGACGGATTAGGGGCCTCAGGCACCGGTTCCGGCGCGGGCGCGTCCGGTGTACGACGTACCGCCGGCGCCGAGGACGGCGTCGTGAACGGGTC
This genomic interval carries:
- a CDS encoding HpcH/HpaI aldolase/citrate lyase family protein, which codes for MLTALYVPANRPDRFAKAVAAGPDLVVFDLEDAVPVAGKADARGWAVAWIAANAQRSVEIRVNALHSPWIADDLAATSAVPSVRLRVPKVESAADVYAVLEKVPSARITALIESPLGVERAFEIAAADPRVVAVALGEADLSSALGVDGPEGLTWARGRLVLASRAAGLGAPMMSVYPNVHDLDGLRRTSAEGRALGFVGRTAIHPRQLSTIVEAFTPTPDQVAAAVELLEAVEKADVASGGVLVLPDGRMVDPAMIGRAREVVALIREIESR
- a CDS encoding phytoene desaturase family protein codes for the protein MLPRSVDAVVIGSGPNGLVSAITLADAGWDVLVLEAAATYGGAVQSTEDGGWISDRFSSNYPLGVASPVIRALELEKFGLKWAHAPLPLVHLLDEDGAAAAIHPDPEDTAKSLGAEHPGDGDAWLRLYQQYVALREPLLNALLTTWPPVGPGLKLARKLGSAGELLRFARFMAMPMHRMGQELFAGRHGPAIIAGNALHADAPLSGSVSGTMGWLLAMLAQDVGYPVATGGSSAFSGALVRRAERAGALLVSGMPVTGVDVAGGRATAVRTSSGETVTVGRAVIADTSAPMLYGELLPEALVPGGLRRDLDERFEWDYPTVKLNFRLSGPIPWKSVEARSAGVVHLGGTADDLVHLSADLDTGRVPSQPFLLIGQTTKSDASRSPAGTEAVWAYAHLPRGIADDASAEKLAGRMERAIERFAPGFGDLVIARDLQRPSALESGNAALGFGALGGGTMQLHQQLVFRPTIGLGSARTFVDGLYLGSSAIHPGGGVHGACGHLAARTALRDASVLGPLTRRLPAAALRRLQR
- a CDS encoding TIGR03668 family PPOX class F420-dependent oxidoreductase, which translates into the protein MRLDEAACRARVAAARVGRLATVGADLRPHLVPVTYAVHGDALFIAVDQKPKSTTALQRLQNIAAHEQVAVLVDEYDEDWTHLWWVRVDGAAQVVPSDAAAVGLLVAKYPQYETDPPQGPVIVIQAAAWSGWSFK
- a CDS encoding IS110 family transposase — protein: MKLFVGDDWAEAHHDVEVMDPAGRVLAKARLPEGMVGMARLHALLAEQFAAVDPDADLDEVEVVVGIETDRGPWVAALVAAGYQVFAVNPLQAKAYRKRHAVSGAKSDAGDAHVLADMVRTDSHQLRTVAGDSAGAEAIKVVTRMHKTLIWERTRTTQRLRHALREYFPAALEAFADLDAPDTLELLAKAPDPASAARLTTAQITAALKHARRRKIDGIDGRAARIRAALRAEHLGQPAVVTAAYAASTRALVAVLVVLDEQVTTLQGQVEAHFGRHPAAEIIVSQPGLGPILGARVLAEFGDDPERYASAKARKNYAATSPITISSGKKKVALARYVHNDRLIDALMTQAFSALNTSPGARAYYDKQRARGAEHNPALRQLANRLVGILHGCLKTSTPYNETTAWSQQAELLAA
- a CDS encoding RNA polymerase sigma factor gives rise to the protein MNVEGLLRELAPQVLGFLARRHGQFDLCEDAVQEALLAAATQWPVDGVPGNPRGWLITVATRRLTDAFRSESARRRREDNLAAMAGPEELVAPGADVDETPDTDDTLTLLFLCCHPAVTPASQVALTLRAVGGLTTAEIARAFMVPEATMAPRISRAKKSIKAAGSRFELPPVAEQAERLRVVLQVLYLIFNEGYTASSGEELQRVELTAEAIRLARMLRSALPDDGEVAGLLALMLLTDSRRAARTTADGGLVPIDEQDRSLWDRAQITEGADLTLHTLQQGAVGPYQLQAAIAAVHAEAPSADATDWQQIHALYLVLEKFAPNPMVTLNRAIALAQVDGPQAGLDLLTTIEDDKNITETHRLDAVRAHLYERLGEPLKAHEHYLAAARRTTSLPEQRYLEAKADAIGVPKNG
- a CDS encoding Gfo/Idh/MocA family protein, whose translation is MRVAVVGAGGWGEHHARIFSRREDTELVAVVGRTPARTAARAERYGTTPYTDLDLMLERERPDLITVCLPNEDHYDVTLKLVHTGIPLLVEKPLVFDLDEADTLLNDARGNFFAINFNHRYAEPVQRAKALIDAGELGDLIFATWRFGGEPNRGGSPHANLIETQCHGFDMLEHLVGPISAVSAHLTDKTYGAFSTVALALDFANRAVGTMLGSYDSSYAYPDTQHLEINGTEGRLVIHDTVRSLSFSKPGDPVERRWHSTYFDDESRNFAGTFDRHVDALLTALRAGAEPPIHARAGRRALHLAHAAIKSHETGRRVACVPNDGQYSANRPSAGGC
- a CDS encoding alcohol dehydrogenase catalytic domain-containing protein, producing the protein MTRTALAPKFTGAGNIEFAAHDYTDPGPGQLLLSVQANALCGTDRHQYFDGSSVVPGHEAAGTVLQAGEGTSTPVGTRGAVFLMDYCGECRSCRYGATNQCFAKRADMGFTHDGGYGPYELVHESNFFPITDDVEIGNATMLLDVMGTSSHALGRAALVRQDVESVYIAGAGPIGLGLTVMSKLTYGADVPVYISDLSRWRLDFAESFGAIPLIVDNLQSAGNPDLAFDASGKESARRAALDIISKRGALICVGHGEGLALNASDDLIGPEHAVLGSEYFRYDEMPGNLALLSEHQELISRVISHRFPVSEIAEAFQLFMAGETGKVVVTQEGAS
- a CDS encoding LacI family DNA-binding transcriptional regulator, whose amino-acid sequence is MAVSMSDVARHAGVSQRTVSNVVNNYVHVSPMTRARVQASLDALGYRPNTAARRLRTGRTGTVTLAVPSFRERYFADLAEAVVGAARDRGTTVLVETTGGHRDAELELLRGGGDILTDGVIMSAVSLGRDDQRGAHPVVLIGDREPGSTIDHVGIRNREAALAAVTHLLETGRRRILLLGANHGPKRSYQLRRQGYQAALKKHGMPLDPGLLVECDWTTTAAADAITRTFESLRPDGIFAMNDSAALGVLQALHRGGFDVPKDVSVIGFDDIVESSLSTPTLSTVAPLLGDIATGALDLLAEQLDEEHVPEHRMAGYELRIRESSTR
- a CDS encoding acyl-CoA dehydrogenase family protein translates to MSVQERARGRRDAIGVGVALLNRLARWRAIDRLGLRKPAERAVFEATKTGFRTAGALSRRFTAASRLASPSRLPAARGTGRFDLTPTEDQQLMVEVVREFAADVLRPAAAAADTACTTDAKILDSSAELGLSLIEVPEELGGIVTERSTMTGVLVAEALAHGDLGQAVACLAPSAVSTAISLWGDETQQATYLPSFTGSSVPAAALALLEPRALFDPFELGTRYTGGLLNGVKSLVPRAAEAELFVIGAQTDAGPRLFVVEPDHPGVTIEAEPSMGLRAASLSRVILTDVPAVPLGTADDYRECVRLSRLGWCALALGTARAVLDYVTPYVNSREAFGEPISHRQSVAFMVANIGIELEGMKLVTYRAGSRATQGLPFGREVALARQLCAEKGMQIGTDGVQLLGGHGYVKEHPVERWYRDLRAIGIMEGAVLV